The sequence CGAGTGGATTGGCTACACGGGAATCCGATACTGAACCTTGGACATTTAAAAAATTCAGTGAACCTGAACTATTGAAGGAAAGAGGCCTTGGGAGTGAAGCTTCTTATATAATTCATGGTCCATTTATATGGCTCAACCAACGGAATGCGATCACCAAAATCAATGTAGAAACAGGGGAATCCTTAACCATCCATTCTGGTACGAATACCCACAAAGAACTACTTCCAATGTCCAGTGATCACGGATGCAAATTATATTTGGATCGACAAGGGGTCATATGGATCTCTAGATTCGCCTATGGAATCAGCCTTTTAAATACGCATCAATCTGATTTTGGCCTTTTACGGGATGAACAAGGAAAAATCATCCCTGATATCCTTTCTTCTTACGAACTGGAAGATGGATCTTTTTGGATAGGTCAGCGGATTTCTATGGAAAGTGGACTCATTCATTTTGCTGCAGATGGAAAGAGCATTCTCCACAGAATTGGAGCTTCCCAGGATAATCCTCCTGCTGGTAAAACATTCGGGTCAGAATTATCGCATCCCTATCCTTGGGCAATTGCAGAGACTTCTGATTCTACACTTTGGATAGGAACAGGCTCTCCTGGAGATCAAAATGGAGGACTCAATCGGATAGACCCAAAAACAGGTTTGATTACCCGGTATCGAAATGATCCAAATGATTCAACCTCTTTAAGTAAAAATTGGATTTTTGGAATTCATGTAGATGCTAGGGACAAACTTTGGATCAGTCATACCGATGGAATAGATTTTTTTGATCCTGAAATAGAAAAATTCACCGCAATGGTCAAAGATTCTTCCAATTCCAGACCTCGAGGAGTATTGATTGATTCTCAGGAAAATCTTTTGGTCCAAAGAACTGAAGGTGGAAGCTCTTGGATATTGATCGACACCAAATCTAAATCTGTAATTAAACAAGGTACATTCTTCGGTGAAGATTTAGGTTATTCACCCTCTCGGCCGGTTCTTGATACGAAAGGAAGAGTCTGGATTGCTACAGTGGATGGATTTGGCTATGCAGATGAGGAATACAATGGATTAAAATTCTGGCAGACTTATGAAGAGTTTGGATTTCGAGACCTTGAAATCAGAGCCTTGAGCTATGATGTGGATGGGTACCTCTATTTTGGAACTTCGGATGGCATTTTTCAATACCTCCCAGAAACTGGCAAAACAGTAAGATTTGGTATTGAAAGGGGGCTTCAATCCAGTTCATTCAATCCCAAACTGAAAAATCGTGGCCCATCTGGAAAAATCTACTTTTCGGGAAATGGTGGAATGAATGTGTTTGATCCCAGTGAACTTCAAACTAATCCATACCCTCCAAAAATCATTATTAGAGGAATAACCCTAGATGGTAAAAATTACCAAAACTATTTGGACTCCACAGAAAGGAAACCAAACCATACCATTTCTTCTCTGCTTATTCCTCCTGGAATCACCACTTTAAATATCAATTTTGCGGCCATTCACTTTGGGGGAAGCGGGAATAATAATACGCAATACCGATTGGTCAATTTTGATGACAATTGGCAAGATGCAAATGGAAATGCTGTTTTTACCAACCTTCCAGCAGGAAATTATACGCTTGAATTGAAATCAGAAAACCTTGATGGGATCTGGAGTGAAGAACCTAAACTGTTATCCATAAAGGTATTACCTCCTTGGTATCAAACCTGGTGGGCTTATCTACTTTATTCATGCCTATTTTTCCTTGCCGCTTATGGCTTCATTCGGGAACAAAGGAAAAGAGCCGCTAGAAAGGAAAGGGAATTAGCAAAAGATCGGGAGCTAGCTCAGGCCAAAGAGATTGAAAAAGCTTACTCCGAACTTAAATCTACTCAGGCCCAACTGATCCAATCAGAAAAGATGGCTTCACTTGGAGAGCTGACAGCAGGAATTGCACATGAAATTCAAAACCCCCTCAATTTTGTCAATAACTTCTCAGAAGTAAGCTCTGAAATGATTGATGAACTCCAAGAAGAATTGCAAAATGGAGAGTTGGAAGAAGCCAAGCTCCTAGCTACCGATATTAAAGGTAATCTCAACAAAATCACCCACCATGGGAAGCGAGCAGATTCTATCGTCAAAGGAATGCTCGAACATAGTCGCACCAACAAAGGAGAAAAGGAACTAACCGACATTAATACGCTAGTTGATGAGTTTATAAGGCTTTCTTACCATGGTTTACGTGCAAAAGATAAATCTTTCAATGCTGATTTTAAGCTAGATCTTGACCCTAATCTTCCTAAAGTAAAGATAGTGGCTTCCGATATAGGAAGAGTGATTTTGAACTTGGTGAATAACGCATTTTATGCTGTAGATGAAAAAGCGAAAAATACTCCCCAACCCTCCCGAAATATCGGGACTGGCTCTCAAGGTGGAGAAGTCTATAAACCAGAGGTTACTGTAAAAACAACGACGACCACATCCCATTCAGGCCTGCCGGACGGTCAGGTAGGGGTAGAAATCTCCGTCCGTGACAATGGATCCGGCATCCCTGAATCCATCAAAGAGAAAATCTTCCAACCTTTCTTTACCACCAAGCCGACAGGCTCTGGTACCGGGCTAGGATTGTCTCTCAGCTATGATATAGTGAAAGCACATGGAGGATACTTACAAGTCAAGAGTATAGAGGGAGAAGAAACAGAGATAAGTATCATTTTGCCAATTGAACCTTAGAATTTATGATACGAACCAAAATTCAATTAGCTGTAGCAGAAATCAAAGATGACAACTTTTGGGGAAGTCATCTTAAAGGAGATTTGGAGACTATTTCCAACAGGTACGATAACAGGTTTGGATCGCTATGAATTATCTCTTCCAAACCAAAATTTCAATTAATAAAACCGGTCAAATATGAACCATTCGATTTTAAACTCAACCCAACTTTTCTTTTTTCTATTTGGTTTGATTTGGGCAACTATCCCTGAAGCTAAATCCCAGGAAATCCAACTGGAAACCATCTCTATCTCCAACGGACTCGCATCTCCTCAAGTGATGGATGTAATGCAAGATAGTTATGGATTAATTTGGGTTGGTACTTCAAATGGGCTTCAACGATATGATGGTTATAGCTGGAAAACCTACCGTAACATCATTGGAAATGCGAATAGCCTTCAACATAATATGATTTTTGATATTGCGGAAGATGCCAACCGCAACCTTTGGATTGCTAACGAATTTGGACTTACCTACTTTGACCGGGCAAAAAACACCTTCAAAAATTATAATATTGATTCCACTTTTAAGACAGCAGGAGCATCAAGAACGCTCCAGGTCCTTCCTGATTCTCAAGGTAGAATTTGGGCCAGTACTTTAGGATTTGAAATTATTCAATTTGATCCGGAATCAGATACATGGATCCAAGCCCCCTATGCAAATATAAATGGAAAGCCGGCAGTCCATTCTTACATATCCATGTTTGTTTATGAGGATAATGCAGGAGGAATATGGGGAGGTTCAGCCAACCATGGTCTCATGTACCTTCCCAAAGGAGCTTCAGAGTTTAGACCCATAAAATTTGATATAGAAAACACCTTAAACAGCTTTGAAAATACCATTTCAGAAATCTATGAAGACAAAGATGGAATTCTTTGGATTACCAGCCGCCAAGGAATTTTCAAATATGATGTAGCAAATAACAAGCTCAGGGAAATAGTCACTTATGATTCTGGAAATGAAGATATTGCTACTTTTTTAAATTCGATAAGGGAGGATTCTGAGGGTAATATTTGGATTTTGAACAACTATCGTGGCATACTCAAGTTTGAAGGAAACAGCGACCAATACACCGAAGTTTTGATACCTGGAAATCGGAAAATGAATACTGGGTTTTGGACAAATCGATTGACAGAATTGATGATTGACAAAAGTGGAATATTTTGGTTCGGTTCACGCGCAGAAGGCCTATTCAAATACGATCCTGTCAATCAACCTTTTAAGTTTTATAGCCACAACGCAGAAGATCCAAATTCATTGAGCCAGGGAGGAACGTATGGACTCTTTGCTTCCAAGATCTCACCGGGGAAAATTTATATAGGTACTCGTGGAAATGGAATAAACATCTTCAATGAAGAAGATGAAAGTATACAAAAAGTAGGATTCTCATCAGCAAATGACATGTTTGGAGGGTCTGCTAGATCAATTTATGAGCAGGCCGATGGCACCATTTGGGTGGGTACTTGGGGGGACGGGTTGATTAAAATGGATCAAAACTACCAAGAACTTAAACGGTACAAAAGAACCAATGAGGACGACAAAAAGGGGTTGCCAAATGATCAAGTAAGGGTAATCCGAGAAGATAAAAAGGGGAATATATGGATTGGAACCAACGGCGGGTTAACAGTACTTAATCCTGCTTCAGATGATTTTAATGAAATAGTAAGTAAATACAGCCAAACCTACCCCAATGAAATTCTCGATCAGGTAAGAACCTGGCTGCAGACGGGGCAGGAGATTACAAGTATCAAGGAAGTGGGGCAATCCGAAGAGCTAACGCAAGGATTTGAAATTTCTGAACGGGGCTCATATTACCTAGTAACAGTAGGAGAAGGAGATGCTGCAAGTATGGCTGATTATGGATGGCTTCAAAACTCCGCAGGAGAAACCATCATTGGAATGGAATCGATAGATAATTCACTTTGGGCAGGTGGGGCTTTCAAAAATAGACTTCAGATCACTCAGGTCGAACTCAATCCTGGATCCTATTCTCTACGGTATCGATCAGATGATAGCCACCATTTCAATAGTTGGAATGATCTAGAACCTGACTTGTTACCACTTTATGGTATTGCTATTTTTAAGCAAGACGGAGAATTAGCAAAACAATCCACCGTAGTCAATGTCAATGAACAGAATGTCGAAATCATTATTCAGGATGCCAATATCTCTGACATAGAAATGGGTGAGAAATATATATGGATTGCCAGTGCCAATGCAGGAGTTACTAGAATTGATCCTGAAACCAATTCGGTGAGATACTATACCAGTGATCCTTTAGACCCTACAACTTTAAGTAATACACAGGTTTTTGATGTCATGGAATACAATGGGCAGCTTTGGATGGCGACTTATGGAGGGATTAATATTTTGGATATAGCAAGCGATGAAATCACTTACTACACAGAACAGGATGGCCTGCCCACCAATTTTATAGAAACTGTTTTGCCAGGGGAAAATGGAGAAATGTGGTTTTCAACCCAAAATGGACTAATCCAAATGATGCAAAGTGAAGCTTTGGATAAAGTCACTTTTATTAATTACAATGAGGATGATGGTCTTGGCGGTGATTCCTTTATTTCCCTTGCAGCGGATAAAACTCGAGAAGGTAATTTTTATTTCGGAGGAGATCATGGGCTTACTACTTTCTCCACCGTGGCCTCAAATAAAATTCCCCCTTCAGTGATCATATCAAATTTATTGATATCCAATCTTTCCGTGTACGAGATGGGAGAAAACTCTCCATTGGAGGTGGATTTACTTTCCTCAGATGAAATTAGCCTTCAGTACGATCAGAATGATTTGAGTTTTGAATACGCGGCACTTCATTATGCCAATCCTACGAAAAACCAATATGCGCATATGCTCGAAGGTTTAGACCAGGATTGGATTTATGATAATAGAAATTTTGCATCTTACACCAACCTTGAGCCAGGAACCTATACTTTCAAAGTCATCGCTTCCAATGCCTACGGGATATGGAATGAAGAAGGTAAGAACTTACAAATCACAATACTACCTCCCTGGTGGAAAACTTGGTGGGCTTATCTGATTTACCTATTGATTGCAATAGGCATTATTGCAGCTGTTTTTGCCCTATTTAGAAAAAGGATCCAATTAAAGGAACGGGAGAAAACCAGACTCAAAGAAATCGCCCATGCCAAAGAAATAGAAAAAGCCTATGCAGAGCTGAAATCCACCCAAAATCAACTCATCCAATCTGAAAAAATGGCTTCGCTTGGGGAACTTACAGCTGGCATTGCCCATGAAATTCAAAATCCGCTCAACTTCGTGAATAACTTCTCAGAGGTAAGTTCAGAAATGTTAGATGAACTTCATGAAGAATTGGAAAAAGGAGAGTTGGAGGAAGTCAAGCTCCTAGCCTCAGAAATTAAAGGCAACCTCAACAAAATCACCCACCATGGGAAACGTGCAGACTCCATTGTCAAAGGAATGCTAGAACATAGCCGAACCAACAAAGGAGAGAAAGAACTTACTGACCTCAATGCATTGGCAGATGAGTTTGTTAGACTTTCATATCATGGCCTTCGTGCCAAAGACAAAACATTCAATTCAGATTTTATCTTGAAGCTCGATCCTGATCTTCCAAACCTTCATGTTGTGGCTTCTGATATTGGAAGGGTGATTCTGAACTTGGTGAATAATGCATTTTACGCCTGCTCTGAGCGAAGCCGAAGTTCAGTCAAGGAGAATGGGAAATCAGGATCAAATGACTATCATCCAGAAGTGGTAGTGAGCACGAGAAAAGTAAAAAAAGGAATCGAGCTCATAGTAAAAGATAATGGTTCGGGCATCCCGGAATCCATCAAAGAGAAAATCTTCCAACCTTTCTTTACCACCAAGCCGACTGGTTCTGGTACTGGGCTAGGATTGTCTCTCAGCTATGATATAGTGAAAGCACATGGAGGAGACTTACGTGTGAAAAGTGTGGATGGAGAGGGTACTGAAATGGTCCTCTTCTTACCATTAACAGATCAAATAAAAATAAATGAAGTGTTGACCCCAAACACTCAACCTTAATAGATGAAATCATGAAACACGACTTTTTGAAATATCTAGCACTGTCCAGTACGCTCATCTTAAGTTTACTGGCTTTCCAATCTTACAGCCAAATTAATGCATCAAAAGGAGTACCTAGCTTTACCAATTATGTGGTAGGTGATGATAATTTTGCCGGTCAACAAATCTGGGATGTGAACCAAAATAAGGAAGGTTTTTTATTTGTTGGCACAAGTTCAGGTCTTCAAAAATTTGACGGTAAAAACTGGGAACTCCTTTCCTCTCCTACTACTGAATTCAATACCAATGTTAGGTCTACTCTACTTGCCTCTGATAGCACCTTCTATTTCGGATCGCTTGGGGATTTTGGTATTGTCACCACTGACTCCACTGGAAAAACCATAGAAACATCACTCATTGATGGCTATCCTTCGGACTTGATTTTTAATGATATTTGGTCGATTCGCGAAAGTCAGGGGAAAATTTACTTCCAAGCCCGAGAAGCAATTTTTATTTATACGCCAGCTTCGGAAAATCAGGGAAGCAATCTCAAAGTTTGGAAACCGGACACCGAATTCATGTATGGATTTAGCCTAAATGATACTTATTACGCCCATCAGATTAATCTGGGCCTGTTTAAGGAACAAAATGGCGCATTGGAGTTGGTTCCCGGCAGTCAATTCTTGGGAGAGGATCGAGTACAGGTTTTATTACCCTATCAAGACTCTAAGGGGTTTTTGGTAGGCGCCTTCTCAGGAGGACTGTATCATTACGATGGTCAGGATTTCATCCCTTTTCCAACTGAAATCGACCCTCTTCTAAAAGATAGAAGCTTATACAAAGCACTTAGTCTTCCTGATAACACCTATGCCCTTAGTGTTTTGGGTCATGGCTTTTTTATCATCGATCAAGAGGGGAAAATAAAATCCCAGTTCAACACCAAAAATTCTATTACCGACCAAAGTGTCTATGCTTTTTTCCTGGACAATACTTCTAATTTATGGGTGGGTACGAATAGTGGCCTTTCAAAAATTGAAATCTTTTCACCGATTTCTCGATTTGATTCTGATCAATATGAAATAGGTAGTCCATTATCTCTTGGTGCCTACGATGACAATTTATACATCGGAACATCAACTAATGTGTTGTACCTAGATAAGTCCGACGGGATCGTCAAGCAGGTAGAGGGAATTCCCAATACTCAGGTATTTGATCTTGTTCCAGATGGTAATCAGATGTTGAGCACTGGAGTTGGGGTTTATTCAATTAGGGGAAAAACCTCCAAGATTATCCCAGGCACGGAGAGCTACCAGACACTTAAAATAGTGATTTCGGAATTTCATCCAGGTTATGTGTTTATTAGTGGTGGTTTTGGAATTCAGGTATTTAAGAGAGAAAAGGGGATCAACGGAGAGTATGATTATGAAAATATCGGCTCAATTTCCGGTGTGGAACGATCGATCTATAGTTTGGCCGAAAATCAAGAAGGTGAACTCTGGGGCGGTACCCAGGCAGGGGTACTATTTAGGATTGTTTTCCAAAAAACGGCATCTGGCAATCTAGATGTTCCCAACGCAAGGGTAACAGAAATCAGCGAAAAAGACGGAGTTAGAGGTTTATCAGGTCTTGCCGTGGGTCCGATCGAAGGTAAAGTATATACTTCTGGTATCGATGGGTTCTATTTTTTCAATTCAAGTATCAATGAATTTGAGCGTGACCCTGTATTCAGTTTCTCTGATGAGGTAGCCAATATCAACTTAGACACTTATGGCCTTGGAGTGGGCGAAACCGGCAATGTATATTT comes from Algoriphagus halophilus and encodes:
- a CDS encoding sensor histidine kinase gives rise to the protein MKKLFQTPFFMMFQFCGLAMISLALNAQNISQNAVFNNITSDEGLPSTSVTDVTQDTYGFIYLGTWEGVFQFDGKNFKKIFYEGRYVEADEKGGIWIEAEDGDLVYYDSNKDSLSFYWDIDLNRRYVQVLLGKQGEVFASTTKGIMKLDPETQKFILEPGQESGEVYNLQLGDNGRVNFILVQNGKEAKMGKRHPDGKFHYEQFPLDENTINKTSFAKYRQTIILPYGNSGTVLLNPSGLATRESDTEPWTFKKFSEPELLKERGLGSEASYIIHGPFIWLNQRNAITKINVETGESLTIHSGTNTHKELLPMSSDHGCKLYLDRQGVIWISRFAYGISLLNTHQSDFGLLRDEQGKIIPDILSSYELEDGSFWIGQRISMESGLIHFAADGKSILHRIGASQDNPPAGKTFGSELSHPYPWAIAETSDSTLWIGTGSPGDQNGGLNRIDPKTGLITRYRNDPNDSTSLSKNWIFGIHVDARDKLWISHTDGIDFFDPEIEKFTAMVKDSSNSRPRGVLIDSQENLLVQRTEGGSSWILIDTKSKSVIKQGTFFGEDLGYSPSRPVLDTKGRVWIATVDGFGYADEEYNGLKFWQTYEEFGFRDLEIRALSYDVDGYLYFGTSDGIFQYLPETGKTVRFGIERGLQSSSFNPKLKNRGPSGKIYFSGNGGMNVFDPSELQTNPYPPKIIIRGITLDGKNYQNYLDSTERKPNHTISSLLIPPGITTLNINFAAIHFGGSGNNNTQYRLVNFDDNWQDANGNAVFTNLPAGNYTLELKSENLDGIWSEEPKLLSIKVLPPWYQTWWAYLLYSCLFFLAAYGFIREQRKRAARKERELAKDRELAQAKEIEKAYSELKSTQAQLIQSEKMASLGELTAGIAHEIQNPLNFVNNFSEVSSEMIDELQEELQNGELEEAKLLATDIKGNLNKITHHGKRADSIVKGMLEHSRTNKGEKELTDINTLVDEFIRLSYHGLRAKDKSFNADFKLDLDPNLPKVKIVASDIGRVILNLVNNAFYAVDEKAKNTPQPSRNIGTGSQGGEVYKPEVTVKTTTTTSHSGLPDGQVGVEISVRDNGSGIPESIKEKIFQPFFTTKPTGSGTGLGLSLSYDIVKAHGGYLQVKSIEGEETEISIILPIEP
- a CDS encoding sensor histidine kinase, with protein sequence MNHSILNSTQLFFFLFGLIWATIPEAKSQEIQLETISISNGLASPQVMDVMQDSYGLIWVGTSNGLQRYDGYSWKTYRNIIGNANSLQHNMIFDIAEDANRNLWIANEFGLTYFDRAKNTFKNYNIDSTFKTAGASRTLQVLPDSQGRIWASTLGFEIIQFDPESDTWIQAPYANINGKPAVHSYISMFVYEDNAGGIWGGSANHGLMYLPKGASEFRPIKFDIENTLNSFENTISEIYEDKDGILWITSRQGIFKYDVANNKLREIVTYDSGNEDIATFLNSIREDSEGNIWILNNYRGILKFEGNSDQYTEVLIPGNRKMNTGFWTNRLTELMIDKSGIFWFGSRAEGLFKYDPVNQPFKFYSHNAEDPNSLSQGGTYGLFASKISPGKIYIGTRGNGINIFNEEDESIQKVGFSSANDMFGGSARSIYEQADGTIWVGTWGDGLIKMDQNYQELKRYKRTNEDDKKGLPNDQVRVIREDKKGNIWIGTNGGLTVLNPASDDFNEIVSKYSQTYPNEILDQVRTWLQTGQEITSIKEVGQSEELTQGFEISERGSYYLVTVGEGDAASMADYGWLQNSAGETIIGMESIDNSLWAGGAFKNRLQITQVELNPGSYSLRYRSDDSHHFNSWNDLEPDLLPLYGIAIFKQDGELAKQSTVVNVNEQNVEIIIQDANISDIEMGEKYIWIASANAGVTRIDPETNSVRYYTSDPLDPTTLSNTQVFDVMEYNGQLWMATYGGINILDIASDEITYYTEQDGLPTNFIETVLPGENGEMWFSTQNGLIQMMQSEALDKVTFINYNEDDGLGGDSFISLAADKTREGNFYFGGDHGLTTFSTVASNKIPPSVIISNLLISNLSVYEMGENSPLEVDLLSSDEISLQYDQNDLSFEYAALHYANPTKNQYAHMLEGLDQDWIYDNRNFASYTNLEPGTYTFKVIASNAYGIWNEEGKNLQITILPPWWKTWWAYLIYLLIAIGIIAAVFALFRKRIQLKEREKTRLKEIAHAKEIEKAYAELKSTQNQLIQSEKMASLGELTAGIAHEIQNPLNFVNNFSEVSSEMLDELHEELEKGELEEVKLLASEIKGNLNKITHHGKRADSIVKGMLEHSRTNKGEKELTDLNALADEFVRLSYHGLRAKDKTFNSDFILKLDPDLPNLHVVASDIGRVILNLVNNAFYACSERSRSSVKENGKSGSNDYHPEVVVSTRKVKKGIELIVKDNGSGIPESIKEKIFQPFFTTKPTGSGTGLGLSLSYDIVKAHGGDLRVKSVDGEGTEMVLFLPLTDQIKINEVLTPNTQP
- a CDS encoding sensor histidine kinase; protein product: MKHDFLKYLALSSTLILSLLAFQSYSQINASKGVPSFTNYVVGDDNFAGQQIWDVNQNKEGFLFVGTSSGLQKFDGKNWELLSSPTTEFNTNVRSTLLASDSTFYFGSLGDFGIVTTDSTGKTIETSLIDGYPSDLIFNDIWSIRESQGKIYFQAREAIFIYTPASENQGSNLKVWKPDTEFMYGFSLNDTYYAHQINLGLFKEQNGALELVPGSQFLGEDRVQVLLPYQDSKGFLVGAFSGGLYHYDGQDFIPFPTEIDPLLKDRSLYKALSLPDNTYALSVLGHGFFIIDQEGKIKSQFNTKNSITDQSVYAFFLDNTSNLWVGTNSGLSKIEIFSPISRFDSDQYEIGSPLSLGAYDDNLYIGTSTNVLYLDKSDGIVKQVEGIPNTQVFDLVPDGNQMLSTGVGVYSIRGKTSKIIPGTESYQTLKIVISEFHPGYVFISGGFGIQVFKREKGINGEYDYENIGSISGVERSIYSLAENQEGELWGGTQAGVLFRIVFQKTASGNLDVPNARVTEISEKDGVRGLSGLAVGPIEGKVYTSGIDGFYFFNSSINEFERDPVFSFSDEVANINLDTYGLGVGETGNVYLDFKGEKRLAVRQDDGSFQLQSYPFNLITASSVASGFTEPNGVIWFGTDDGLIRLDPNKDYRTDHPLPLYFTSASTSENILPISMQSGGSTVEIPYKGNSISFNFTAPFFVKENQIRYQTFLEGLDEEWSDWTENVSREFSNLPYGSYTFRVRAKNTFNTISNEIAYPFEILPPWYATWWAFLIYFIVFVLIVYGLVKFQTNRVLAREKVKTQERELAQAKEIEKAYKELKATQAQLIQSEKMASLGELTAGIAHEIQNPLNFVNNFSDLNQELIDELEDEIEKGNLAEVKQIAASIKENEAKIQQHGRRADLIVKGMLQHSRANSGEKKETDLNSLAEEFLKLSYHGLRAKDKSFNANFKLDLDPTLPKVKVVASDIGRVILNLVNNAFYACADRSQSTSNGKAQLVQDGHQDNGYEPEVIVSSRQTPNGIELSVRDNGPGIPDSIKEKIFQPFYTTKPTGSGTGLGLSLSYDIVRAHGGKIKVFSKKGEMTEFIISLPFSN